In a single window of the Atlantibacter hermannii genome:
- the ggt gene encoding gamma-glutamyltranspeptidase, translating into MKMMWKTLPALLMGLCLSAFAAPPPTAAPVSYGVEEDVFHPVRAQQGMVASVDATATRVGVDILKKGGNAVDAAVAVGFALAVTHPQAGNLGGGGFMMLRTKDGNTTAIDFREMAPEKATKDMFLDEAGNADSKKSLTSHLATGTPGTVAGFTLALQKYGTMPLNQVVQPAIMLARDGFEVNDALADDLKTYGSETLPNHPNSKAIFWKTDGNPLQKGDKLVQANLAKSLEMIAETGPDAFYKGAIADQIADEMAKNGGLITKADLENYKAVERAPIRGEYRGYEVFSMPPPSSGGIHIVQILNILENFDLKKYGFGSADTMQIMAEAEKYAYADRSEYLGDPDFVKVPWQALTDKAYAKTLADQIDLAKARPSQEIKPGNLAPYESNQTTHFSVVDKDGNAVAVTYTLNTTFGSGIVAGDTGILLNNEMDDFSAKPGVPNVYGLVGGEANAVGPHKRPLSSMSPTIVVKDGKTWLVTGSPGGSRIITTVLQMVVNSIDFGMNIAEATNAPRFHHQWLPDELRVEKGFSPDTLKLLKEKGQNVAVKEAMGSTQSIIVGPDGALYGASDPRSVDDLTAGY; encoded by the coding sequence ATGAAGATGATGTGGAAAACCCTGCCTGCATTATTGATGGGGCTGTGTCTGTCGGCGTTTGCCGCCCCGCCCCCCACCGCAGCACCCGTCTCCTATGGCGTGGAAGAGGATGTGTTCCATCCCGTTCGTGCGCAGCAGGGGATGGTCGCTTCCGTTGACGCTACCGCTACGCGGGTGGGCGTCGACATTCTGAAAAAAGGCGGTAACGCGGTGGATGCTGCGGTCGCGGTCGGCTTCGCGCTTGCGGTGACGCATCCTCAGGCCGGTAACCTCGGCGGTGGCGGGTTTATGATGCTTCGCACCAAAGACGGTAATACCACTGCGATCGATTTCCGGGAAATGGCGCCGGAAAAAGCCACCAAAGATATGTTCCTCGACGAGGCGGGCAACGCCGACAGTAAAAAATCCCTGACCTCGCATCTGGCGACGGGAACACCGGGAACCGTGGCGGGCTTTACGCTGGCGCTGCAAAAATATGGCACCATGCCGCTGAATCAGGTGGTCCAGCCCGCGATTATGCTGGCGCGAGACGGCTTTGAAGTAAACGACGCACTGGCAGACGATTTAAAAACCTACGGTAGCGAAACGCTGCCTAATCATCCCAACAGTAAAGCGATTTTCTGGAAAACAGACGGTAATCCGCTGCAAAAAGGCGACAAACTGGTCCAGGCAAATCTGGCTAAATCGCTGGAGATGATTGCCGAAACCGGGCCGGATGCCTTCTATAAAGGCGCTATCGCTGACCAAATTGCCGATGAAATGGCGAAAAACGGCGGGCTGATTACCAAAGCCGATTTGGAAAACTACAAAGCGGTGGAGCGTGCGCCCATCCGCGGTGAATATCGCGGCTATGAAGTGTTCTCTATGCCGCCGCCTTCCTCCGGTGGGATCCACATCGTGCAGATCCTCAATATTCTCGAAAACTTCGACCTGAAAAAATATGGCTTCGGCAGCGCTGACACCATGCAAATCATGGCCGAAGCAGAGAAATACGCCTATGCCGACCGCTCGGAATATCTGGGCGACCCGGATTTCGTGAAGGTTCCGTGGCAGGCGTTGACCGATAAAGCCTATGCGAAAACGCTGGCCGATCAGATTGATTTGGCGAAGGCGCGTCCGTCTCAGGAGATTAAGCCGGGCAACCTTGCGCCATACGAGAGTAATCAAACCACCCATTTCTCGGTGGTGGATAAAGACGGGAATGCGGTTGCGGTCACCTACACCCTGAACACGACCTTTGGTAGCGGGATTGTCGCTGGCGATACCGGCATCCTGTTAAACAATGAAATGGACGATTTCTCGGCGAAACCGGGCGTACCCAACGTGTATGGGCTGGTAGGGGGCGAGGCGAACGCCGTTGGGCCGCACAAACGTCCGCTGTCGTCGATGTCGCCGACTATTGTCGTGAAAGACGGGAAAACCTGGCTGGTCACCGGCAGCCCTGGCGGCAGCCGTATTATCACCACCGTGCTACAAATGGTGGTTAACAGTATCGATTTCGGAATGAATATCGCCGAAGCCACCAATGCGCCGCGCTTCCATCATCAGTGGTTGCCGGATGAGTTGAGGGTCGAGAAAGGCTTCAGTCCGGATACCCTGAAGTTGCTGAAAGAGAAAGGCCAGAACGTGGCGGTAAAAGAAGCGATGGGCAGTACGCAAAGTATTATCGTCGGTCCTGATGGTGCGCTGTATGGTGCATCCGATCCGCGTTCGGTGGATGATTTAACGGCGGGTTATTAA
- the trg_1 gene encoding methyl-accepting chemotaxis protein III (ribose an galactose chemoreceptor protein), with amino-acid sequence MGLLQHFTIRSVMVAILGLLCLLWSGAGLFSVFSLNQMSQGNDVDRHLVHQMSVLSKGNDQYFRFVTRLARVMDGTKAGAPPDPTVMKPVQKALENMAQELNQFKQLSPGPMDKATSDDVISTWQKLLDEGVTRQFQLAQQGDMDAFRAHANNITPALSRAFGASAEAFNASAGRMLDDTRIKVDSLTTLTRVIMLISVVLGIAMVILADRYLVAMLVRPLNRIREHFQLIASGDLSQPVPLKASRNCVGKLVPLLTAMQDSLRDAVSSIRQGSEHIWHGARDISAGNQDLSTRTEEQAAALVETAASMEQLTATVQHNADNAHQASQLAQKASATASKGGKLVGDVVSTMTGISGSSKKIADITTVINSIAFQTNILALNAAVEAARAGEQGRGFAVVASEVRNLASRSGQAAKEIETLIADSVSRVEKGAELVSQAGVTMADIVEAVAQVTAIMEQIASATDEQSKGISQVGAAITQMDSVTQHNAALVEQVSAAAASLERQTADLQQSVEHFRLVERALAAQEKKPTTKPTSKPTTRPPASQEEWVTF; translated from the coding sequence ATGGGTTTACTTCAACATTTCACCATCCGTTCCGTTATGGTCGCCATCCTGGGGCTACTGTGCTTGCTGTGGAGCGGTGCCGGGCTGTTCAGCGTGTTCTCGCTAAACCAAATGAGCCAGGGGAATGATGTGGATCGCCATCTGGTACACCAGATGTCGGTGCTCAGTAAAGGTAATGACCAGTATTTTCGATTTGTGACGCGGCTTGCTCGCGTGATGGACGGGACGAAAGCGGGTGCTCCACCCGATCCCACGGTAATGAAGCCGGTGCAGAAAGCGCTGGAAAACATGGCGCAGGAGCTGAATCAGTTTAAACAGCTGTCGCCAGGGCCGATGGATAAGGCCACGTCAGACGATGTCATCTCCACATGGCAAAAACTGCTCGACGAGGGCGTAACCCGTCAGTTCCAACTGGCGCAACAGGGCGATATGGACGCCTTTCGCGCCCACGCTAATAACATCACCCCTGCATTAAGCCGCGCCTTTGGAGCCAGTGCCGAGGCGTTTAATGCCAGCGCGGGCCGTATGCTGGACGATACCCGCATTAAGGTGGATAGCCTGACGACGCTGACGCGCGTCATCATGCTCATCAGCGTGGTATTAGGCATCGCGATGGTGATCCTCGCCGATCGCTATCTGGTGGCGATGTTGGTTCGTCCGCTCAACCGCATTCGCGAACACTTTCAGCTTATCGCCAGCGGCGACCTCAGCCAGCCAGTGCCGCTTAAAGCCAGCCGCAACTGTGTCGGCAAACTGGTGCCGCTGCTGACGGCGATGCAGGATAGCCTGCGTGACGCGGTGAGTTCGATCCGCCAGGGCAGCGAGCATATCTGGCACGGCGCGCGGGATATTTCCGCGGGTAATCAGGATCTGTCGACGCGCACCGAGGAACAGGCCGCTGCGCTGGTAGAGACCGCCGCTAGCATGGAGCAACTCACGGCGACCGTGCAGCACAACGCGGATAACGCGCACCAGGCCAGCCAGCTGGCGCAAAAAGCGTCTGCAACCGCCAGCAAGGGCGGGAAGCTGGTGGGCGACGTGGTGTCCACCATGACGGGCATTTCCGGCAGTTCGAAGAAAATCGCCGATATCACCACCGTTATTAACAGCATTGCTTTCCAGACCAATATCCTGGCGCTTAACGCCGCCGTGGAAGCGGCGCGTGCCGGGGAACAAGGGCGCGGTTTTGCGGTGGTGGCCAGCGAAGTGCGTAATCTTGCCAGCCGCAGCGGCCAGGCGGCAAAAGAGATTGAAACGCTGATAGCTGATTCCGTCTCCCGGGTAGAGAAGGGTGCGGAGCTGGTCAGCCAGGCGGGGGTGACCATGGCGGACATCGTGGAAGCGGTGGCCCAGGTGACCGCGATTATGGAACAGATAGCCTCTGCGACTGACGAACAAAGCAAAGGGATCTCGCAGGTGGGCGCGGCCATCACCCAGATGGATAGCGTAACGCAGCATAACGCGGCGCTGGTGGAACAAGTCTCTGCGGCGGCGGCGAGCCTGGAACGGCAGACTGCCGATCTTCAACAATCTGTTGAGCATTTCCGGCTGGTTGAACGTGCGCTTGCTGCTCAGGAGAAGAAGCCGACGACTAAA